One segment of Bradyrhizobium sp. WD16 DNA contains the following:
- a CDS encoding serine hydrolase, whose translation MLERPLQTSSTTLSTRLDAVIDGAIAAERIVGAVVLVRQNGQPVYTRAAGLADREAGSPMRDDALFRLASVSKLFVAAAAMALVGQGKLDLDRPITEWLPHFKPRFEGEPAVLSLRHLLTHTSGLGYGFLEPEDGPLHRAGVSDGMDRTGITLAENLSRLARVPLLFRPGSRFSYSLGLDVAGALIEAATGLALPQAVQMLVTEPLGLNDTGFSVADPTRLAAAYADDTPRPRRMREPDLVPFLPDLPGLRMDPSRAFDEQAFPSGGAGMTGSASDTMELLEALRSGGGPLMPPEHAAEMARDQIAGLDIEGSPGWGYALGFSILRDATAAGVTESPGTWRWGGAYGHSWFVDPIRGLTLVAFTNTALEGMSNGGRFSADLSRALYAAIGP comes from the coding sequence ATGCTCGAACGCCCCCTTCAGACCTCTTCCACCACACTTTCCACGAGACTCGATGCCGTCATCGATGGGGCGATTGCGGCCGAGCGCATTGTCGGCGCCGTCGTCCTGGTGCGCCAGAACGGCCAGCCGGTCTACACCCGTGCCGCTGGCTTGGCGGATCGCGAGGCCGGTTCCCCGATGCGCGATGATGCGCTGTTCCGCCTCGCCTCGGTCTCCAAACTCTTCGTCGCGGCAGCGGCCATGGCGCTGGTCGGGCAAGGCAAGCTCGATCTCGATCGGCCGATCACCGAATGGCTGCCGCACTTCAAACCGCGTTTCGAGGGCGAGCCCGCCGTCCTCTCGCTGCGCCACCTCCTCACCCACACCTCCGGTCTCGGCTATGGCTTTCTGGAGCCGGAAGACGGGCCGCTGCATCGAGCCGGCGTCTCAGATGGCATGGACCGAACCGGCATCACGCTCGCCGAGAACCTCTCCCGCCTCGCCCGAGTGCCGCTGTTGTTTCGACCGGGATCGCGCTTTTCGTATTCGCTCGGCCTCGATGTCGCGGGCGCCTTGATCGAGGCCGCGACGGGGTTGGCGCTGCCGCAGGCGGTGCAAATGTTGGTGACCGAGCCCCTCGGGCTGAACGACACCGGCTTCTCGGTTGCGGACCCGACCCGGCTGGCTGCGGCTTACGCCGACGACACCCCGCGCCCGCGCCGGATGCGCGAGCCCGATTTGGTGCCGTTTCTTCCCGATCTCCCAGGCCTGCGCATGGACCCGTCACGCGCCTTCGACGAGCAGGCCTTTCCGTCCGGCGGCGCCGGCATGACCGGCAGCGCCAGCGACACGATGGAGCTGCTCGAAGCGCTGCGATCGGGCGGCGGGCCGTTGATGCCGCCCGAACACGCGGCTGAAATGGCGCGCGATCAGATTGCCGGCCTCGATATCGAAGGCTCACCCGGCTGGGGCTATGCCCTCGGCTTCTCGATCCTGCGCGATGCGACGGCGGCTGGCGTAACCGAGTCTCCCGGCACTTGGCGCTGGGGCGGCGCCTATGGCCATAGCTGGTTCGTCGATCCCATAAGAGGCCTGACGCTGGTCGCCTTCACCAACACCGCGCTCGAAGGCATGTCGAATGGAGGACGCTTCTCTGCCGACCTCAGCCGGGCACTTTATGCCGCGATCGGACCATAG
- a CDS encoding AlpA family transcriptional regulator, producing the protein MFKRVIRRPELRKIVPLADTTIYEMEQRGEFPNRFFLTPRCVVWDLAEVEIWLDERRRASEADTLRKAPAPDVRQRRTRPVKAALRRV; encoded by the coding sequence CTGTTCAAGCGCGTGATCCGCCGCCCGGAGCTTCGCAAGATCGTGCCACTCGCGGACACGACGATCTACGAGATGGAACAGCGAGGCGAGTTTCCCAACCGCTTCTTCCTGACCCCGCGCTGCGTCGTGTGGGATTTGGCGGAGGTCGAGATCTGGCTCGACGAACGGCGTCGCGCATCGGAAGCGGACACCTTGCGCAAAGCGCCTGCGCCGGATGTGCGCCAACGGCGCACGCGACCGGTCAAGGCGGCGCTTCGGCGAGTGTGA
- a CDS encoding SIR2 family protein yields MPFKDITGKQEDAFISSLRAGQYNLLLGAGFSLDSRNAKGNLPSGDTLLGELAAATSARKSSLQRLYQLLTPAQVKELITDRFIDTQPGPTAKLMASFVWRRVFTWNVDDVLENLYKDEHALQRAIPKHFSDVYTDPQSLEELFLIHLHGFVGQPHRGYVFSRDQYVNQTTKVNPWMTVLTQRMLSEPVIIAGSTLDEVDLDHYLALRTGESARDDRGPSILVEADDPIATMLCERHGMLHFVGYSKDFFEYCKSVLPNPPTPIELIPLATRQLLPAGVSKSTAMSFSADFELVPGVTAPSTNSRFMYGHFPSWGDLEANRDIARPLVSDVVVDIEKRLADPIHYARVLIISETSGAGKSTVLRRVAFELAKRGVKTLMCSALSRIANTTADVIDLVDGPVVVVIDNLAEQATALPDLLDRLEKPDVIFVGAERSYRMNYIKQVLAGLKFDFIGKLPMSVAQARRLIEHYADAGAIGDHTVIKRKDEFASRIQDDPIAVACCRILNDFRPLDRIVDSITADASEPALARYLGASLAQHCFYGGVRYEILIAAFGAVGAMDQFQASYPLPLDYYDDARRFVIPENATLSDKILERYAARDPDLTLSTFIKLADELGPWVNRDTIIARAPEPRLSGRLFDFDSVVSKFLGSNAEEFYKRVKPAWEWNSRYWEQVALLHLARYQTSSNPQEAMDYLEDAVTHSRHAVSVEHHPFPLTTLGKVLLCEMLAPGMNMKGSFDEAFERLSEAISIEERRHRVAAQPYSLIFNGVINYLQTGGDLTHQQRGRLNEILTKAASKLASDQEMQQQAATVRRALG; encoded by the coding sequence ATGCCATTCAAGGATATCACTGGAAAGCAGGAAGATGCTTTCATTTCTTCGCTTCGTGCTGGTCAATACAACCTTTTGCTCGGGGCCGGCTTCAGCTTGGATTCCAGGAACGCGAAAGGAAATTTGCCGAGCGGAGACACGCTCCTCGGCGAGCTGGCCGCTGCCACGTCCGCTCGAAAGAGCAGCCTGCAGCGTCTCTATCAGCTGCTCACTCCAGCGCAGGTGAAGGAGCTGATCACCGATAGATTCATTGATACCCAACCGGGCCCTACGGCCAAGCTGATGGCGTCCTTCGTTTGGAGGCGGGTGTTCACCTGGAACGTCGATGATGTACTCGAAAATCTCTATAAGGACGAGCATGCGCTTCAACGCGCTATCCCGAAGCATTTCAGTGATGTCTACACCGACCCTCAGAGCCTCGAGGAGCTCTTCCTCATCCATTTGCATGGCTTTGTGGGCCAGCCCCATAGAGGCTATGTCTTCTCGCGAGACCAGTACGTCAATCAAACCACCAAGGTGAACCCGTGGATGACGGTGCTCACGCAGCGCATGCTGTCGGAACCGGTGATCATCGCCGGCAGCACTCTGGACGAGGTCGATCTCGACCACTATCTGGCCCTGCGTACCGGCGAGAGCGCCCGCGATGATCGGGGCCCATCGATCCTTGTGGAAGCTGACGACCCCATAGCCACCATGCTGTGCGAGCGTCACGGCATGCTGCACTTCGTGGGATATTCGAAGGACTTCTTCGAATACTGCAAATCGGTCCTGCCCAACCCGCCGACCCCCATCGAGCTGATACCGCTGGCAACGCGCCAGCTTCTTCCTGCCGGTGTCAGCAAGTCGACGGCGATGTCGTTCAGCGCCGACTTCGAGCTGGTCCCCGGCGTGACGGCGCCTTCCACCAATTCGCGCTTCATGTACGGTCACTTCCCGAGTTGGGGCGATCTCGAGGCGAACAGAGACATAGCCAGACCTTTAGTGTCCGATGTCGTCGTGGATATCGAGAAACGTCTAGCCGATCCGATACATTATGCTCGGGTACTGATCATTTCGGAGACTTCTGGAGCAGGCAAATCGACTGTCCTGCGTCGCGTTGCCTTCGAACTGGCGAAGCGCGGCGTCAAGACATTGATGTGCTCCGCACTGAGCCGCATCGCAAACACGACCGCCGATGTCATCGACTTGGTCGACGGTCCAGTGGTCGTCGTGATCGACAATCTAGCCGAGCAAGCCACGGCGCTGCCGGACCTGCTCGACCGTCTGGAGAAGCCAGACGTGATCTTCGTCGGCGCCGAGCGCTCCTATAGAATGAACTATATCAAGCAGGTGCTCGCGGGACTGAAGTTCGATTTCATCGGCAAGCTGCCAATGTCCGTGGCACAGGCCCGTCGCTTGATAGAACACTACGCCGACGCCGGGGCGATTGGCGACCATACAGTGATCAAGCGGAAGGACGAGTTCGCCAGCCGAATCCAGGACGATCCGATCGCTGTGGCATGCTGCCGTATCCTGAATGACTTTCGCCCTCTCGATCGTATCGTGGACAGCATAACGGCCGATGCCTCCGAGCCTGCGCTGGCACGGTACCTGGGGGCCTCGCTGGCTCAGCACTGCTTCTACGGTGGCGTCCGCTATGAGATCCTGATCGCGGCCTTTGGGGCCGTTGGAGCCATGGACCAGTTCCAGGCCAGCTATCCTCTGCCGCTCGACTACTATGACGATGCCCGCCGGTTCGTCATTCCGGAGAACGCGACCCTCTCGGACAAGATTTTGGAGCGCTATGCTGCCCGCGATCCCGATCTCACCCTGTCGACTTTCATAAAGCTCGCAGACGAACTGGGCCCATGGGTCAATCGAGATACGATTATCGCCAGAGCGCCCGAGCCGCGGCTGTCAGGCCGCCTCTTCGACTTTGATTCGGTCGTTAGCAAATTTCTCGGCAGCAATGCCGAGGAATTCTATAAACGGGTGAAACCGGCATGGGAGTGGAACTCACGCTACTGGGAGCAGGTAGCTCTGCTGCACCTCGCTAGATACCAGACGTCCAGCAATCCTCAGGAGGCCATGGACTATCTGGAAGATGCTGTCACGCACTCCCGACACGCCGTGTCGGTCGAGCATCATCCGTTCCCTTTGACCACCTTGGGCAAGGTGCTCCTCTGTGAAATGCTGGCGCCAGGCATGAACATGAAAGGGTCGTTCGACGAGGCATTCGAACGGCTGTCTGAGGCCATATCGATCGAAGAGCGCCGACACCGCGTCGCGGCTCAACCATACAGCCTAATCTTCAACGGAGTGATCAACTATCTCCAAACTGGCGGCGACCTTACGCATCAGCAACGTGGACGGCTCAACGAGATTTTGACAAAGGCTGCGTCCAAATTGGCGTCCGATCAGGAAATGCAGCAGCAGGCGGCTACTGTCAGGCGGGCGCTCGGCTGA